The Terriglobales bacterium genome includes a region encoding these proteins:
- a CDS encoding thioredoxin domain-containing protein, whose product MRKLASLLALLLTASLVATAADTTALRPPKGARVAIVVFEDLQCPDCARAWPLLQEASRTYKIPVVHYDFPLPQHNWSFQAAVLAHYFDSISPKVGDEFRTQVFAHQIEITPDNVRQFAENFAKEHKLRLPFAVDPKGQFEARIKADYALGQRTGIQHTPTIYIVSNTQRGKPFIEVVDRTQLYAMIDDMLKQSEPEPAAAKPASKAKAASPRS is encoded by the coding sequence TTGCGTAAGCTCGCATCGCTACTGGCTCTCCTGCTGACCGCATCGTTGGTGGCCACCGCCGCCGACACCACCGCCCTCCGGCCGCCCAAGGGCGCCCGCGTCGCCATCGTCGTGTTCGAAGACCTGCAGTGCCCCGACTGCGCCCGTGCCTGGCCCCTGTTGCAGGAAGCCTCGCGCACCTACAAGATCCCCGTCGTGCACTACGACTTCCCCCTGCCCCAGCACAACTGGTCGTTCCAGGCGGCCGTCCTGGCGCATTATTTCGACTCCATCTCGCCCAAGGTCGGCGACGAATTCCGCACCCAGGTCTTTGCCCACCAGATCGAGATCACGCCTGACAACGTGCGCCAGTTCGCGGAAAACTTCGCCAAGGAGCACAAACTGAGGCTCCCCTTCGCGGTGGACCCGAAAGGCCAGTTCGAAGCTCGCATCAAGGCCGATTACGCGCTCGGCCAGCGGACCGGCATCCAGCACACGCCGACGATCTACATTGTGAGCAATACGCAGCGCGGAAAGCCGTTCATCGAGGTGGTGGACCGCACCCAGCTCTACGCCATGATCGACGACATGCTGAAGCAGTCCGAGCCGGAACCGGCGGCAGCCAAGCCGGCGAGCAAGGCCAAAGCGGCGTCGCCCAGGAGTTAG
- a CDS encoding TonB-dependent receptor produces MRFVRQSVMIGLLACSLAVHASIFGTVKGLVHDPQHRPISGAQITLKAAASEWQKDSVSDQAGSFEFSAVPIGEYRVTVVEPGFQPESRRVLLRSGEVADLHFALTVARVTEQVEVRGSPSMVDPTSSTPASVIVREEIRTTPGAERTNSLAMITDFVPGAYIAHDQLHVRGGHQSTWMLDGIPLPNTNIATNVGPQVDPKNIDILEVQRGGLSAEYGDRIYGVFNAVTRSGFESSRQCEVALNYGSYNQTDDQLSCGSHTERFAYFASLTGNRTDLGLETPSPEILHDQGSGLGGFASLIFNKTPADQLRLVAAVRGDHYQIPNTPQQQADGVRDVEDERDAFVNASWVHSTPHGLLITVAPFVHLNRAHYLGGPNDPLVSPEDNHRSDYFGGIATLAVVSGRHNLHWGFQGFAQNENIFFALRPAGPGTPITESDSVWGSVVAGFLEEQFKVTKWLTLNGGVRLTHFSGSISETAVDPRVGAAIVVPRLNWVVRGFYGRYYQPPPLTTVSGPLLDLALTQGFAFQPLRGERDEQYEFGVAMPYRGWTLDLAHFRTAARNFFDHDALGNSNIFLPLTIERARIRGWEVTLRSPRVLHRADFHLAYSHQWAVGFGAVNGGLIDLSAIPDEAFFLDHDQRHTLTTGVTTTLPWRAWASVNLVYGSGFLDGEGPEHLASHTTADLSLGKSIGESWSVQLTALNLTNRHYLLDNANTFGGTHYADPRTFSGQVRYTFHY; encoded by the coding sequence ATGAGATTCGTTCGTCAATCCGTGATGATCGGGCTGCTCGCCTGCTCGCTGGCGGTCCACGCCTCCATCTTCGGGACGGTAAAAGGGCTGGTCCATGATCCGCAGCACCGGCCGATCTCGGGAGCGCAGATCACCCTCAAAGCGGCCGCCTCGGAGTGGCAAAAGGATTCCGTTAGCGACCAGGCAGGGAGTTTTGAGTTCTCTGCTGTCCCCATCGGCGAGTACCGGGTCACGGTCGTAGAGCCGGGCTTCCAGCCAGAGTCCCGCAGGGTGCTGCTCCGGTCGGGAGAGGTCGCGGACTTGCACTTCGCTCTGACTGTCGCTCGAGTCACAGAACAAGTCGAGGTGCGGGGAAGCCCATCCATGGTGGATCCCACGTCGTCTACCCCCGCCAGCGTCATCGTGCGCGAAGAGATTCGGACGACACCAGGCGCGGAGCGCACCAACAGCCTCGCGATGATCACCGATTTCGTACCCGGCGCCTACATCGCTCACGACCAGTTGCATGTCCGCGGGGGACATCAGTCCACCTGGATGCTCGACGGCATCCCGCTCCCCAACACGAATATTGCCACCAACGTCGGCCCCCAGGTCGACCCCAAGAATATCGACATTCTGGAAGTGCAACGCGGCGGTCTCTCTGCCGAATATGGCGACCGCATCTACGGGGTCTTCAACGCGGTGACCCGCTCCGGCTTCGAGAGCTCGCGGCAATGCGAGGTGGCTCTGAACTACGGCAGTTACAACCAGACCGACGACCAATTGAGTTGTGGAAGCCACACCGAGCGCTTCGCCTACTTTGCCAGCCTGACCGGCAATCGCACCGACCTTGGATTGGAGACGCCCTCTCCGGAGATTCTGCACGACCAGGGCAGCGGACTGGGAGGATTTGCCTCCCTCATCTTCAACAAGACGCCGGCGGACCAGTTGCGGTTGGTGGCGGCGGTGCGCGGAGACCACTATCAGATCCCCAACACTCCGCAGCAGCAGGCCGACGGAGTGCGCGACGTCGAGGACGAGCGCGATGCTTTCGTCAATGCCTCCTGGGTGCACAGCACCCCGCACGGCCTGCTGATCACGGTGGCGCCGTTCGTGCATCTCAATCGCGCCCACTACCTCGGCGGCCCCAACGATCCATTGGTCTCGCCGGAAGACAATCACCGTTCCGACTATTTCGGCGGGATCGCGACCCTGGCGGTGGTCAGCGGAAGACACAACCTGCACTGGGGCTTCCAGGGATTCGCCCAGAACGAAAATATCTTTTTCGCTCTGCGGCCTGCGGGGCCCGGCACGCCGATCACGGAGTCCGACAGCGTGTGGGGTAGCGTAGTGGCGGGCTTCCTGGAAGAACAGTTCAAGGTGACCAAGTGGCTGACCTTGAACGGCGGTGTACGGCTGACCCACTTCTCCGGAAGCATCAGCGAAACCGCTGTCGATCCGCGGGTCGGAGCGGCCATCGTCGTGCCGAGACTGAACTGGGTAGTGCGCGGCTTCTACGGCCGTTACTATCAACCGCCTCCGCTGACCACCGTCTCCGGGCCGCTCCTGGATCTGGCCTTGACTCAAGGATTCGCGTTCCAGCCCTTGCGGGGGGAAAGGGACGAGCAATACGAGTTTGGGGTCGCGATGCCCTACCGCGGCTGGACCCTTGACCTGGCGCACTTCAGAACCGCCGCGCGGAATTTCTTCGACCACGACGCGCTCGGGAATTCAAATATTTTCCTGCCCCTCACCATCGAACGCGCCCGGATCCGGGGCTGGGAAGTCACGCTGCGGTCGCCGCGCGTCTTGCATCGCGCCGACTTCCATCTGGCCTACTCCCACCAGTGGGCGGTGGGATTCGGAGCGGTGAACGGCGGCCTGATCGACCTCAGCGCCATCCCCGACGAAGCATTCTTCCTCGACCACGATCAGCGTCACACGCTTACCACCGGCGTCACCACGACGCTGCCGTGGCGCGCCTGGGCCTCGGTGAACCTGGTCTACGGCTCGGGGTTCCTCGACGGCGAAGGCCCGGAGCACCTCGCCTCCCATACCACCGCCGACCTGTCGCTGGGCAAGAGTATCGGCGAAAGCTGGTCGGTCCAACTGACCGCCCTGAACCTGACCAACCGGCACTACCTGCTGGACAACGCCAACACCTTCGGGGGCACACATTACGCCGATCCCCGCACGTTCTCCGGCCAGGTCCGCTACACGTTCCACTACTGA